From a region of the Triticum aestivum cultivar Chinese Spring chromosome 7D, IWGSC CS RefSeq v2.1, whole genome shotgun sequence genome:
- the LOC123168447 gene encoding protein arginine N-methyltransferase PRMT10 produces MASPPNGAAAASSAAGGAPPVDKEVDFANYFCTYAYLYHQKEMLCDRVRMDAYHSAVFRNPHHFRGKVVLDVGTGSGILAIWSAQAGARKVYAVEATNVAEHARELVRANGVADIVEVIQGTMEDIVLPEKVDVIISEWMGYYLLRESMFDSVICARDRWLNPGGVMYPSHARMWLAPIRSGLGDKKMEDFEIAMNDWNHFVEDTQAYYGVNMNALTKAYRAEHEKFYLKSSIWNNLHPNQLIGQPAVVKEMDCLTATVEEIREVRAQVTLPINQDRTRLAALAGWFDVHFRGSKQNPAVEEVELNTAPDENGGTHWGQQVFLMTPAPRVNEGDSINVSFSMVRSKENHRLMDMDITYELHEASGRKLPAVATKIFLE; encoded by the exons atggcgTCTCCCCccaacggcgccgccgccgcctcctcggccGCCGGGGGCGCGCCCCCCGTCGACAAGGAGGTCGACTTCGCCAACTACTTCTGCACCTACGCCTACCTCTACCACCAGAAGGAGATGCTCTGCGACCGCGTCCGCATGGACGCCTACCACTCCGCCGTCTTCCGCAACCCCCACCACTTCCGCGGCAAG GTGGTTCTTGATGTCGGCACCGGGAGCGGCATCCTCGCCATCTGGAGCGCTCAGGCCGGCGCCAGGAAGGTGTACGCCGTCGAGGCCACCAACGTGGCGGAGCACGCCCGCGAACTCGTCCGCGCCAACGGGGTCGCCGACATCGTTGAGGTCATACAGGGCACCATGGAGGACATTGTGCTGCCGGAGAAAG TTGATGTCATTATCTCTGAGTGGATGGGCTACTATCTCTTGAGAGAGTCCATGTTTGATTCCGTCATATGCGCACGTGACCGCTGGTTGAATCCAGGTGGTGTAAT GTATCCTAGTCATGCTCGGATGTGGTTAGCACCAATAAGAAGTGGTTTGGGTGACAAAAAGATGGAAGATTTTGAGATTGCTATGAATGACTGGAATCATTTTGTTGAGGACACCCAGGCTTATTATGGGGTCAACATGAATGCCTTGACAAAGGCATATCGTGCAGAACACGAGAAGTTCTATCTCAAG TCTTCAATTTGGAACAATCTTCATCCGAACCAACTTATTGGGCAACCTGCTGTCGTCAAGGAGATGGATTGCTTGACAGCAACCGTTGAAGAGATTCGAGAAGTTAGAGCACAAGTTACATTGCCAATCAACCAGGATAGAACAAGGCTAGCTGCATTGGCTGGGTGGTTTGATGTTCACTTTAGA GGTAGCAAGCAAAACCCTGCAGTTGAGGAAGTTGAATTGAATACAGCCCCAGATGAGAATGGTGGGACACACTGGGGTCAGCAG GTATTCTTGATGACTCCAGCTCCGAGAGTAAATGAAGGGGACAGTATCAATGTTTCTTTCTCGATGGTTCGCTCGAAAGAGAATCACCGGCTTATGGATATGGATATCACCTATGAACTGCACGAGGCATCTGGAAGGAAGCTACCAGCAGTCGCAACCAAGATTTTCTTAGAGTAG
- the LOC101290631 gene encoding superoxide dismutase [Fe] 2, chloroplastic: protein MLLPVRGLPAAPHRPLTHPHSSPAPPPSLLGARRRRPSRRLSKVVSYYGLTTPPYKTDALEPYMSRRAVELHWGKHQQEYVDGLNRQLAISPLYGHTLEDLIKEAYNNGNPLPEYNDAAEVWNHHFFWESMQPEGGGSPEAGVLQQIEKDFGSFFNFREEFMRSALSLLGSGWVWLVLKRSERKLEVVHTRNAINPLAFGDIPIISLDLWEHAYYLDYKDDRRTYVSNFLDHLVSWHTVTVRMMRAEAFVNLGEPTIPVA from the exons ATGCTCCTCCCAGTGCGCGGCCTCCCGGCCGCCCCTCATCGCCCGCTCACCCACCCAcacagctcccccgcgccgccgccctccctcCTCGGTGCCCGGCGCCGCCGTCCGTCCCGGAGGCTCTCCAAGGTCGTGTCCTACTACGGCCTCACCACTCCGCCGTACAAAACC GACGCCCTGGAGCCGTACATGAGCAGGCGGGCGGTGGAGCTGCACTGGGGCAAGCACCAGCAGGAGTACGTGGACGGGCTCAACAGGCAGCTCGCCATCAGCCCGCTCTACGGCCACACCCTCGAGGACCTCATCAAGGAGGCCTACAACAACGGCAACCCGCTGCCCGAGTACAACGACGCGGCCGAG GTCTGGAACCATCACTTCTTCTGGGAATCGATGCAGCCGGAAGGCGGCGGCTCGCCCGAGGCGGGCGTGCTGCAGCAGATCGAGAAGGATTTCGGCTCCTTTTTTAATTTCAGGGAGGAGTTCATGCGCTCGGCGTTGTCGTTGTTGGGGTCTGGTTGGGTTTGGCTTGTCT TGAAGAGAAGCGAGAGGAAGCTCGAGGTGGTTCACACCCGAAATGCTATCAACCCACTTGCTTTTGGGGATATT CCAATCATCAGCCTAGACTTGTGGGAG CATGCTTACTACTTAGATTACAAG GATGACAGGCGAACATATGTGTCAAACTTTCTGGATCACCTTGTGTCTTGGCATACTGTCACTGTACGCATGATGCGCGCGGAGGCTTTTGTTAACCTTGGTGAACCAACTATCCCAGTGGCATGA